In the genome of Drosophila pseudoobscura strain MV-25-SWS-2005 chromosome 3, UCI_Dpse_MV25, whole genome shotgun sequence, one region contains:
- the LOC4803520 gene encoding uncharacterized protein isoform X2, translating into MIYLRFLSLNAIILLLLVCKTNSRLNIKYAILGRAPSQAARNETISLRPRTKYEVQKTMRLMFYKNNTKTFEASAFDEDYMHKGSSGCSPSDKFAIVLHGWIQSCADDWSLALIDRLSYYRGGCVICIDYSIIASTSYMRLYTNFENITGAIVSVILTLIKNGFDTKRGYMFGFSFGGQLASAVGRSLGPQHMIQSIDTCDMAGPGFDPIAVDHSKAGKHVQCFHSSRDKGTFVYSCHRNIMLGSCGLAQPSVASQLHLGSHGLCVDIYINAFDYPFYALNSTPSECIALQKVAKIPADYTVGYEENFDK; encoded by the exons ATGATATATCTTAGATTTCTCAgtttaaatgcaattattttACTACTTTTAGTTTGTAAGACTAATTCTAGGCTGAACATAAAATATGCTATTTTAGGGCGAGCACCGAGTCAAGCTGCACGAAATGAAACTATAT cTCTGCGACCAAGAACCAAATATGAGGTGCAAAAAACAATGCGACTTATGTTTTATAA aaacaacacaaaaacctTTGAAGCATCCGCTTTTGACGAAGACTATATGCATAAAGGTTCTTCTGGCTGCTCCCCATCGGATAAATTTGCTATTGTTTTACATGGCTGGATCCAAAGCTGTGCTGATGATTGGTCTCTGGCGCTTATCGATC GATTAAGCTATTATCGTGGAGGCTGCGTGATATGTATTGATTACAGTATAATTGCGAGTACATCGTATATGCG GTTGTATACAAATTTCGAGAACATTACTGGTGCCATAGTGTCAGTCATTCTGACTCTCATTAAAAATGGATTCGATACTAAACGAGGCTATATGTTTGGATTTAGCTTTGGGGGACAACTTGCGTCTGCTGTAGGCCGCTCCTTAGGACCACAACATATGATCCAAAGCATAGATA CGTGTGACATGGCTGGGCCCGGATTTGATCCGATTGCAGTAGATCACTCGAAAGCTGGCAAACATGTGCAATGCTTTCATTCAAGCCGTGATAAAGGAACGTTTGTATACTCTTGCCACAGAAATATAATGCTGGGCAGCTGTGGTCTCGCCCAGCCATCAGTAGCCAGTCAACTTCATCTTGGCAGCCACGGGCTCTGCGTTGACATCTATATTAATGCTTTTGATTACCCATTTTACGCCCTCAACTCGACACCATCAGAGTGCATAGCCCTGCAAAAGGTAGCGAAAATACCAGCTGACTATACGGTCGGGTATGAAGAGAACTTTGACAAGTAA
- the Nap1 gene encoding nucleosome assembly protein 1-like 1, whose product MDAPPEGHVEAESCNEVDDEKSVNSDCQSMPAYMNSVMRRQYLQEMVKALPVPIQNRIVVLKNLQLEHLKIEAEFFEEVYKLEQKYQLKYQPMFDKRKEIVIGTVDPPVEKPNWTEPENPETESEAEEHYSESLKAIKSIPQDAKGIPGFWLTVFRNTAILSEMVQPHDEPAMRKLTDISIKYDDGHSYTLEFHFDKNEYFSNTVLTKQYVLKSTVDPDDPFAFEGPEIYKCSGCNITWEKKMNLTVKTIRKKQKHKERGAVRTIVKQVPTDSFFNFFNPPEVPSDKEEIDDESQQILATDFEIGHFLRARIIPKAVLYFTGDIVDDEDDEDEEEFDENEEEDDDDEVAPPTKGHNKHAGNKKQSPNDCPNQ is encoded by the exons atgGACGCTCCACCAGAGGGACACGTAGAGGCCGAGTCCTGTAATGAGGTCGACGACGAGAAGTCTGTCAATTCCGACTGCCAGTCCAT GCCGGCTTACATGAATTCAGTTATGAGGCGGCAGTATTTGCAAGAAATGGTTAAAGCGCTGCCAGTTCCAATTCAAAATAGAATTGTAGTGCTTAAAAATCTGCAGTTGGAACATTTGAAGATCGAGGCTGAGTTCTTCGAGGAGGTTTACAAGCTGGAGCAGAAGTATCAGCTCAAGTACCAGCCCATGTTCGATAAACGCAAGGAAATTGTTATCGGTACAGTAGACCCCCCTGTGGAGAAGCCCAATTGGACAGAGCCCGAGAACCCTGAAACAGAATCCGAGGCCGAAGAGCACTACAGTGAATCACTGAAAGCTATCAAAAGTATTCCCCAAGATGCGAAGGGCATTCCCGGATTCTGGCTAACGGTTTTCCGTAACACTGCTATTCTGTCGGAAATGGTCCAACCACACGATGAACCAGCTATGCGCAAACTAACTGATATATCCATCAAATACGATGATGGG CACTCTTACACATTGGAGTTCCATTTCGATAAGAATGAGTACTTTTCGAACACAGTTCTTACAAAGCAGTACGTTCTGAAGTCCACTGTCGACCCTGATGATCCGTTCGCCTTTGAAGGACCAGAAATCTACAAGTGTTCG GGATGCAACATTACCTGGGAGAAGAAAATGAACCTAACTGTCAAGACAATCaggaagaagcagaagcataAGGAGCGTGGCGCAGTGCGCACCATTGTCAAACAGGTTCCAACCGATTCCTTTTTCAATTTCTTCAACCCACCAGAGGTTCCATCCGATAAGGAGGAAATTGATGATGAATCTCAGCAA aTACTAGCAACCGATTTTGAAATTGGTCACTTTTTGCGGGCCAGAATAATTCCAAAGGCGGTGCTTTACTTTACTGGTGACATTGTCGATGATGAGgacgacgaagacgaggaGGAGTTCGATGaaaacgaggaggaggacgatgacgatgaagTTGCACCCCCAACCAAGGGTCACAACAAACATGCCGGTAACAAGAAACAGTCACCCAATGACTGCCCCAACCAGTAG
- the LOC4803520 gene encoding uncharacterized protein isoform X1, with product MIYLRFLSLNAIILLLLVCKTNSRLNIKYAILGRAPSQAARNETISLRPRTKYEVQKTMRLMFYKNNTKTFEASAFDEDYMHKGSSGCSPSDKFAIVLHGWIQSCADDWSLALIDRLSYYRGGCVICIDYSIIASTSYMRLYTNFENITGAIVSVILTLIKNGFDTKRGYMFGFSFGGQLASAVGRSLGPQHMIQSIDTCDMAGPGFDPIAVDHSKAGKHVQCFHSSRDKGTFVYSCHRNIMLGSCGLAQPSVASQLHLGSHGLCVDIYINAFDYPFYALNSTPSECIALQKVAKIPADYTVGYEENFDNRVTGKIFVPTSLHYPYNLSKKELKLLAGKK from the exons ATGATATATCTTAGATTTCTCAgtttaaatgcaattattttACTACTTTTAGTTTGTAAGACTAATTCTAGGCTGAACATAAAATATGCTATTTTAGGGCGAGCACCGAGTCAAGCTGCACGAAATGAAACTATAT cTCTGCGACCAAGAACCAAATATGAGGTGCAAAAAACAATGCGACTTATGTTTTATAA aaacaacacaaaaacctTTGAAGCATCCGCTTTTGACGAAGACTATATGCATAAAGGTTCTTCTGGCTGCTCCCCATCGGATAAATTTGCTATTGTTTTACATGGCTGGATCCAAAGCTGTGCTGATGATTGGTCTCTGGCGCTTATCGATC GATTAAGCTATTATCGTGGAGGCTGCGTGATATGTATTGATTACAGTATAATTGCGAGTACATCGTATATGCG GTTGTATACAAATTTCGAGAACATTACTGGTGCCATAGTGTCAGTCATTCTGACTCTCATTAAAAATGGATTCGATACTAAACGAGGCTATATGTTTGGATTTAGCTTTGGGGGACAACTTGCGTCTGCTGTAGGCCGCTCCTTAGGACCACAACATATGATCCAAAGCATAGATA CGTGTGACATGGCTGGGCCCGGATTTGATCCGATTGCAGTAGATCACTCGAAAGCTGGCAAACATGTGCAATGCTTTCATTCAAGCCGTGATAAAGGAACGTTTGTATACTCTTGCCACAGAAATATAATGCTGGGCAGCTGTGGTCTCGCCCAGCCATCAGTAGCCAGTCAACTTCATCTTGGCAGCCACGGGCTCTGCGTTGACATCTATATTAATGCTTTTGATTACCCATTTTACGCCCTCAACTCGACACCATCAGAGTGCATAGCCCTGCAAAAGGTAGCGAAAATACCAGCTGACTATACGGTCGGGTATGAAGAGAACTTTGACAA CCGAGTTACTGGGAAAATTTTCGTCCCCACTAGTCTACATTATCCTTACAATTTATCAAAAAAGGAGCTCAAGCTGTTAGCTGGAAAAAAGTAG